The DNA window tatggacattacgagtttctggttatgtcattcggactaaccaatgctcctgcagcattcatggacctgatgaatagagtattcaaggatttcctcgatatctgtgtgattgtgtttatcgacgacatcctcgtgtactctcaatcagaagaggagcatgagttacatcttcagatggtactgcaacgacttcgagaacatagactttatgccaagttcaagaaatgtgagttctggttgtctcaggtgtccttcctagggcacattgtgagtaaagatgggatcaaggtggatcccgggaagattgaatccgtcagggattggccgagaccgaagacagtgacagagatcagaagcttcttgggattagctgggtactaccgtaggttcgtggaggggttctccaaaatttcaatgcccctaaccgagcttacaaagaagaatcagcgatttatctggtcagataaatgcgaagctagttttcaggagctgaaacagagattgattactgctccggtgctagctttgccttcggacaaggagaagttcgtagtctactgtgacgcatccaaacagggtttggggtgcgtattgatgcaagccgatcgggttatcgcttatgcctctcgtcagttaaaggattatgaacagcgatacccgactcatgatttagaattagccgcagtggtttttgcactgaagatttggcggcattacctttatggggagaagtgcgagatctataccgaccataaaagtctcaagtatttctttactcagaaagatttaaacatgagacaaaggcgttggttggaattagtgaaggattacgattgcgagatcctctatcatcccggaaaagccaatgtagtggccgatgccttgagcagaaagggtcccgggtaagtagctagcatggttcagatctcacctcagctagcagaggatatggttagatccagcattgagtttgtggtaggttagcttcacaacttaacgctgcaatctgatctgttggaaagaataaaggtcgctcagatgacagatcaggagttagtgaagatccgagatgaggtattggctggtcaagccaaagacttttcagtgtcagatagtgggatgcttttgtataaagccagggtttgtgttccgaacagtgtggaactgagaaatgagatctttgaggaggctcattctaccccgtattctctgcatcccggcaccactaagatgtaccaagatttgaaaccgtacttctggtggaacggtatgaagaagaatttggtagaattcgtatcgagatgcctcacttgtcagcagatcaaggctgaacatcgtaGACCAAacaggttgttgcagcctctaaccctaccaaaatggaaatgggaggatattacgatggattttgtggtcgggttacctacgaccacgggtatgtatgattccatctgggtagtggtggaccgatttacgaaatctgctcattttctgccggtcagaacaacatttacagtggatcagttggcagagttatatgtcagggagatagtgagacttcacggggtaccgaagtctatagtttcggacagggatccgaaattcacctccaaattttggcaaagtttgcaacgggcaatgggtacaaagctaaaattcagtacagcattccatcctcagacagatggtcagtccgaaaggacaattcagatattggaggatatgttgagagcctgtgttatggactttgaaggctcatggagtaagtatctaccattgatagaattctcttacaacaacagttatcagagtacgatagggatggctccctatgaactgttgtacggtaggaaatgtagatcccctatccactgggatgagacaggggagaggaaatacctaggtccagagtcagttcagcggaccaatgaggcaatagaaaagataaaagctagaatgcttgcctcacagagcagacagaagagttacgcagatccgaaacgcagagatgttgagttccaagtaggggaacatgtgtttttacgagtatctccgatgaaggggattaaacgtttcgggaaaagaggcaagttatgccctagatttacaggacctttcgagattctcgagaagataggtcaagtggcatatcggttagcattgcctccagccttatcagcagtgcacaacgtattccatgtctcaatgttgagaaaatacgtttcagacccctctcatatactcagttatgagagtcttcagcttcagccagacatgtcatatgaggaacaaccagtgcagatcctggatagaaaggataaagtccttcggaataagaccatagcattggtcaaggttctctggagaaacagtaaggtggaagaagccacctgggagctagagtcagatatgagagctcaatatccagagttgttcaggttagatttcggggacgaaatccttttaaggggggaatagttgtaaagcccgcttagttaatttggaaattagcagttgtttatgtttaattatgaaattatttatagctatttaaataatttatgatactgttatttatgttattcagtagcttgcatattttgcatttccggtgtccggtattttggaactcggcgtttggctcagtagaaatcacaacttagtatgttagtaatttggggacgggttttagacattgggaatgtcgggaatggccgggaatttagaatttcccaaaaatacccctttagtatgatttatgtgattttatggtggaggggcaaaatggtctttttgccccattagtgttttgtctttcgtggctttatgaaatggaaaaataaatgtttattttattattacatggctgaaataaaatgagtaatgtgatttatattcctcttttcttaaaattcaacacttagtcaaatttaaaaaggaattttcaaaacactcaagctctctctctctccctcttttcggccaaggcttggctgtgCAAGGGCTGGGTTTTGCTTGGTGATTTCAAGTGGTTTAGCTAGATCAAAGTGaattttcattgaggtatttcttggctttaatttcttactttgttttcttgaaatttatgatgaaaatgggtgttgcatgcttgaatctttgatgttgttgctgctgattattattattgttgttctttgtttaaatgttgaaataattaggtttaatgagattgtatagcatgcttgaatccttgttctagttggttaaATGCTTATgcgaaaaagttatgaatttttgaaagaaatggttcattttgtttctgtgaagttgctggatgttcttgtgtgttttcagaagcttattcttgcttagttgagtagaattaactaggttgggatgcatgttagtggatttaaccaagtttgagttttggaactcaaagcttggtctttaatggtgatttttgtatatgtgttttccgggtggttttgatgctttggatttgttctagggatagtttagaacaggtctggaaagtttgggaccaattggggttgaattggtcgagttatgagaattttagttggctgcctgcgaggaaccggaattccggttgtgcatccggaattccggatgagggttcagtaattcccagaaccggaattccggttgggcaaccggtctgccggttggggaatttttccgaaccctagttttcctcgtttttaggtttttaggggtattgccatgctttttatcgatagggaaacttttagttccaagttttagtccccgggaagtgatttagcgtgtcacttatagcgttgtgatttttatggtttaggagccgcaatccgccgctcggcttcggttccggtcgggttgaccagcacacccgaaatcgaatccgtgtaagattagtataacagtatgcatatgtagattacatgtttagcgagcatgtaggaagcctattagattacattagttgtatgttggcttcgaaccatccaaccctgtcacgtcggtacaggctggagtatgaccagcagccggagtatgaccggtttgaccgatcaggctgacacttggttggtggttccgtactattgacgtatcccgtcggtacaggctggagtatgaccagcagccgaagtatgaccggttcgaccgatcagtaggatatagtaacacgtcggtacaggctggagtatgaccagcagccggagtatgaccggttcgacggatcaggttgttacgtgtcaatagtaccgtccctatgaacgttcaaaactcagtaccatgttggacatggcagtagtagctcagtaccatgttggacatggcagtagcgggactcagtatcgtgttggacacggcagttagttttatgtatgatattattatgcttttcttactgagtctgtcgactcacagtttatgttcatgtgtaggtaaaggcaaggctgtagctgatggaccgtgagcgagcttatgagattgtacatgtcggggcggttaggcctggagcgtacgatccttgggacagcaaggctgagatttttgtaactgtcgttagacgacttttattttgatgtaatagttaaacagtgaaactttttgtaaatattttttataatcgggatcccgagtcttttataatatgttttacaagtttaatcaaaaagcaaaattttaattaatcacgtttttccataaacctcgtttaTTAGcatcgagctgcacagtacgtttaaaaatcacgtaatacgcctaaggtagttagggtgttacatataaGATCTAAAAaaagttaggttaatttttataatcttcACATTAAGTAAGAGAGtagtaattagcattaacaattgggtaattaaatcaacaagATTCTTTTCCCTAATTTGCCATCTTTGATTAAATCTTTTTATTGctgaattttattttcttgttaatctttatttttattttaatcataaaattatTGGTTTGCCAAATAGAAACATCAGTCTAATCTAGTTGTTTCGATTCAATTCCTTGTGGTTCGATCTCACTCGTGTGAGTTTATTACTTGAACAACgatacgtgcacttgcgtattatacatatttttcgtaacaagtttttggcgctgtTGCCGGGGACTGTTTTAATTAATATCAATATAGTTGAATTcaattctaatttggttttttttaattttactaatattttACTTATGTGTTTGACCTGCAAGGTAAATCCAAATGGTATGCCTTGTTAATTTTGCTCAACGACACAATGACTCATTCTATTCTGCTTTGGGGAGATTTAAGGAGGTCACAGAGAGATGTTATGCCAATTTCTCAAGTGGGTGTTTTATTCTATTCTTTTACAATGGACTTGATGATGAAACAAAAAGTTGGGTGGATTATGGAGCAGACGTAACTGGAGAGCCTTTGTTAAGGAGAAGTCATGAAGCAAaaatctgttgaatgatatggcagattttgattacaatttgcattgggatccatcacttcagggttggagtcacgaATAGCCTCCTTATTGTTCAAACTCACGCCCACTTATTGAAGAAGAGGAGAATATACTATTACTTCCAGAAGAGATTAATCGCTTGGCGGACACGgtaaaagctctatgtgataatTTAATGGCGCATGATTCAGAGAGTTTTAAGGATAATAACTCAAATAACGAAAGTTATGAGAATTGTTTGAATATAGTAGAAGCACCATTTGATGAATATATAGAAGAGATTGAGCTTATAATTGAAGAGAAAGAATCCTTTGAAGTGGCTAAAAATTTGGGTACAATGGACGCTTGCTCAAAAAATGATGATCTCAATTTTGTAAATGAAGAATCATCCATCCTCAATTATGAACTTACTGAAGATCAAGTCACAGTCAAAGATTTGGACGGTCATGAGAAAACTGAACAACCAATTGAGAGGTTATTTGAGGAAAGCGAGAAAGAGGTGTCATTATTGGGTGAAGAATCACATGTAGTTGTTGAGTTGAGGTCGTCAATATCACTATATTATGATCAAGCAATGGAATCTAATTTTCCACTAATACCACATTCTCCATAATGTATTCTCTACGAGCTAACAACGgtttctccccaagctcatcatcgaAAGACTTTTGTTGTTGGTGCGACTTTTAGTTCAAACTCATTGCATGCCAAGCTTGAgggaattttcaaaaacaactttcaagttgtcttgcatgaggCTTATTATGGGCGTCAACCACTTGTTGATGTGGCCTGGACCTAAGGTGAGTTCTCTTTTTgcttcacattggggacaatgtttaattttatgtttGGGGGAAGggcttaattttatttttcattatttagttttatttgttttagttgtTAATTAAGCTGATGTCAATTTTTCTGTTGTTGTTCTTTGTGGAATAGATTGAAATTTTAAACCATGTGCTGAATTTTTTTTACTCTTTGAATTAATTTGGATGCTTGCGAAAATTTTGTATTGAAGTAAATTATCAATAGTTAGATTGTATCATAATTATTTTACtttggtttgtggtaagattgattgAATAGTATAGAACTTGcatgaattatttttttgaagagaAATCCTTGACAATGCTTGTTTAGAAAATGATGAGCCAATTTTTTTCGGATCGTTTGGGCCTTTGAAGCTTACCTTTATCTTTACTATCCCTAGTTTTCCTATTTGAGCTTAGCCCGTTCAATCATTTTCACTCACTTTATGAGACTAACTTTGAATCCACTTAAAATTTTCTATCCTTGTCCCTTGAATTATACCATAAGCTTAGAAATAAGTTCGAGGGTGATGAATTGTGTGTGGATGAAATTATTATTCAAAGTGGGTGAttgattgtaaaaatatttttcaacctcaCTAATGTTATTTACGTTCTCAAAAAATCatgattaaaagaaaaagaagaaaaaaaagaaaagaaaaaaaagtgatgaataaataaattgatGTTGCAACTAAGAGTTGTAAAATTCTCAATCATTGAAATTTTTGGGCACAATTCGAGATATGTAATATATTGTGGGTGGTTGATGGTTTATAGTGTGCTTATAGTATAATATAGCCTAAATAACTTTTCATCTACCTATTACCTAAGCCAATACATTGCAACCTTAAAAGTCCTTTTTATTTCGAACAAGAATTGTTGACATTAGTAGATTGAGGTAAGTAATGCAAGCATATTGATCATTGGATtgtggaaagttagaatgagtaGAATTGATGTGATGTTTTTCAAATATTGAAGTTAATTTGCATCTTTGCATTATTTTTCAAAGTAAGCATCTGAATTAATATTAGAGTTTAGGATTGAAATTCTGGTTTAAATAATTGACTGAAGTTTCACAGGTTGCAGCAGCAATTTGATTGTGTGAAGGCTaagtttttttttgaataatgatgaaatttattaaatcaaatcaTCTGAAATTAAGGATGCATAAACCATAGGTAACACATCCGCAGTATATTACAATCAGCGTCAAAGGGAGAAGATCGCGCAATAGCATGCGCAACCTTATTAGCATATcgttttacaaaattaaaagaaagatCAACAATTTCCGAGCATAAAGTCATACAATCCGAGATTATATAGCCATAAGGAGAAGCCATACATTTTAACCTTTTTAAATCTATAATGACTCTCAAGCAATACTAGTCCACCACTACATTTGTCGAACCATTTACTTTAATCCAACTTAAAGCCTCCTTGATGCCAATGGCTTCCACAACATGTGGCTGCGAAACATCTACTCTGATCAAACTCTTGGCTTGTAATACTACCCCAGCCGCCGTTCTTGCCACAAAACCCATACCAAAACGCCTTTCATTTGTGAAAATTTCTCCAtcaaaattaactttaattgtATGAAATTAGGGAGCTGTCCAATGCTCCAAATTTGCATCAACCGAACCACTAACTCCAACAATAGGAATGGTATTCTTTTGAGCATTATATCAGTCAATAAAGTTCAATTTAGCTAATGTCAGAACCTCACTAACCTCAGGCCTTTTAGAGTTCCAAACTGGCTCGTTTTTGTGCTTCCAAATCGACCAACAAAGCATGGCCGCCTCCAACCTCTCGGACACGGTCCAACAACTCAGCCCTTCCTCAAACCAAGCTGCAAAGGTTATTGCAGCAGTAGCCACACTAGGTACCCGTGACATGCTCCAGCTGCTTTGAGCAAAAGAACATCGAACAAGAACGTGCAAAGATGTTTCGGGAGCTACAGCACAGATGGACATTGAGTATTGATTGGCTCATGTTTTGTCAAAAGCTGAAATCTTATAGGTAAACAGTTAGAAGAGACTatccataaaaaaattaagaacctTTGGAGGGAGTTTCAACTGCCAAAGTTGTTTCCAAATCCCCGAATTTGAATCCATATCATTGATACCATTAATTACTTCCTGCAATGCATAAGCGCTTTTAACAATGAACAAACCAGTGTCTTCCTCCATCCAATACCAAGTATCATTGCCAAAGCTTCTTGTAAGAGGGATTTTCCAAATTAAAGCTTGATCTCTCACACTTAGCACATCTGAGACAATTTCTTCATCCCACTCTAGTAAGTTGGTCTTCATCAGAGAACTAACAACATTCCCAACAAGAGTTTGATGCCGAGACTCAATAAAGGAATTCAATTCATCCTTTAACCAAGGATCAGACAGAATATTTGTTGTAGAGCCATCACCAACAATCTTTCTAACACTTGCCCGAACTAAACTTTGGGCTTTAAAGACACTCTTCCAAATGTAACTTGGATTTAATCCCAAAGTAGGAGAAAGAAAGGAGccaaaggagaagtatctagctttgaaaattttcccCATCAAGCTATCACCACATGTGAGAAGTCTCCACCCTTGCTCGGCAAACAAAGCAAGATTAAAGTCCCTAAAGTCATGGAAACCCATTCCTCCATTAGCTTTATGAGTTGATAATTTGGCATATTTCATCCAATGAATACCTTTTTTTGATGAACATCGCCATCAAAATTGACTAATAGATCGCTCAATGTCATTACAAATTCCAACTGGAATAAGAAAGACATTCATTGTATAAGCAGGCAGAGCTTGAACAACTGACTTAATTAGCACTTCTTTACCTGCTCTAGAGAGGATTTTGTTGTCCCATGTTTGAATCCGTTTCTGCACCTTATCCTTCAATTAGCCAAAAACAACATTTTTATTTCTACCAACCGTACTTTGGAGACCTAAGTATTTGCTATTCTCAGCCGCCTCCTGAATACCCATTCTAGCAAAGATTTCTTGTCTTGTTTTTGATGTTGTATTCGTACTAAAGAACACAGAAGACTTGTCAAAGTGAACTTGCTGACCAGTAGCCATAGTAAACAGATGAAGAAGTTGTAGCATACGAGTGACATCCCCATTTTTAGCCGTACAATAGAGAAAACTATCATCAGCGAATAATATATGAGACACCAATGGAGAACCATTTGCTACTTTAATCCCATGAATCCACTTCCTTTCCTCAAATCTTCTAAT is part of the Cannabis sativa cultivar Pink pepper isolate KNU-18-1 chromosome 5, ASM2916894v1, whole genome shotgun sequence genome and encodes:
- the LOC115717828 gene encoding uncharacterized protein LOC115717828 — encoded protein: MGFHDFRDFNLALFAEQGWRLLTCGDSLMGKIFKARYFSFGSFLSPTLGLNPSYIWKSVFKAQSLVRASVRKIVGDGSTTNILSDPWLKDELNSFIESRHQTLVGNVVSSLMKTNLLEWDEEIVSDVLSVRDQALIWKIPLTRSFGNDTWYWMEEDTGLFIVKSAYALQEVINGINDMDSNSGIWKQLWQLKLPPKVLNFFMDSLF